One Anolis carolinensis isolate JA03-04 chromosome 5, rAnoCar3.1.pri, whole genome shotgun sequence DNA segment encodes these proteins:
- the pank2 gene encoding pantothenate kinase 2, mitochondrial isoform X2 has translation MDELDCLIRGVLYIDSVGFNGHSECYYFENPKDPEKCKKLPFNLENPYPLLLVNIGSGVSILAVYSKDNYKRVTGTSLGGGTFFGLCCLLTGCSTFEEALEMASHGDSTKVDKLVRDIYGGDYERFGLPGWTVASSFGNMMSKEKRDAASKEDLARAALITITNNIGSIARMCALNENINRVVFVGNFLRINTISMKFLAYALDYWSKGQLKALFLEHEGYFGAVGAFLELLHSS, from the exons ATGGACGAACTCGATTGCCTTATTAGAGGAGTTTTGTACATTGATTCGGTTGGGTTCAATGGACACTCAGAGTGCTATTACTTTGAAAACCCGAAAGATCCTGAGAAGTGCAAGAAGCTCCCCTTCAATTTGGAGAATCCTTACCCTCTCCTTCTGGTGAACATCGGCTCAGGGGTCAGCATCTTAGCTGTGTATTCCAAAGACAATTACAAGCGGGTGACTGGGACCAG CCTTGGAGGCGGAACTTTCTTTGGCCTGTGCTGCCTTCTGACAGGCTGCTCCACCTTTGAAGAGGCTCTTGAGATGGCATCTCATGGGGACAGCACCAAAGTGGACAAATTAGTCCGGGATATTTATGGAGGGGATTACGAGAGGTTTGGGCTGCCAGGCTGGACTGTGGCATCCAG TTTTGGAAATATGATGAGCAAGGAGAAGCGAGATGCAGCTAGTAAGGAAGACCTGGCAAGAGCAGCTTTGATCACTATCACCAACAACATTGGCTCCATTGCCCGGATGTGCGCCCTCAATGAG AACATTAATCGAGTGGTTTTTGTGGGGAACTTCCTGCGTATCAATACGATCTCAATGAAGTTTCTGGCCTACGCCTTGGACTACTGGTCGAAGGGGCAGCTGAAGGCCCTGTTCTTGGAACATGAG GGTTATTTTGGAGCCGTTGGAGCTTTTCTGGAGCTTCTCCATTCGTCCTGA